CCTACTTCCAATTATTTGTTTTTAATATAGCGAAATCTTCCGAAAATGTCAAATACAATCTAATAAGCATGTATCCCCTTGCTCCTTGCATACAATGAACAAACCACTATTAACAAAGGAGATGTTGAATTGCCAAAAATCATTTCTATCAGTACATACCAACCACCGTACACATTACGGCAAACAAACGCAGAGGAATTAACGAAGGAACTTTTTCACACAAAAATCCCAAAATTAGAAAGATATTTAAAAGTATTTGAGAATGGTGGTATTGCAACTCGTCATTTTTGTGTACCGCCAGAATGGCATCGTATTGATCATTCCTTTGAAGAACGCAACGATTTATATATTAAGCTAGCAACACAATACAGTGTGGCTGTTATTCAAGCATGCTTACAAAATGAGAAATTTTTAAAAATACCCATTTCGCCAAAGGACATTGATGCCATCATTTTCGTAAGTAGTACAGGCATTTCAACACCAAGTATTGATGCACGAGTGATGAATCAACTTCCGTTTTCAGACAAAGTTAAACGTATACCACTTTGGGGACTGGGCTGTGCTGGTGGTGCTGCTGGTATTAGTAGAGCTTATGATTTTTGTCTTGCCCATCCAGAAGCAAAAGTTCTTGTTGTTTGTGTGGAGCTTTGCAGTTTAACCTTCCAGCCAAATGACTTTTCAAAAAGTAATTTAGTCGGTGCCTCTCTTTTTGCAGATGGTGTAGCATGTATCCTTGTCTGTGGAGAGGAAGCGAAAATTGAGACAAGAATGCCAACACCGGCTATCATAGCAACCGGCT
This genomic stretch from Lysinibacillus pakistanensis harbors:
- a CDS encoding type III polyketide synthase, with the protein product MPKIISISTYQPPYTLRQTNAEELTKELFHTKIPKLERYLKVFENGGIATRHFCVPPEWHRIDHSFEERNDLYIKLATQYSVAVIQACLQNEKFLKIPISPKDIDAIIFVSSTGISTPSIDARVMNQLPFSDKVKRIPLWGLGCAGGAAGISRAYDFCLAHPEAKVLVVCVELCSLTFQPNDFSKSNLVGASLFADGVACILVCGEEAKIETRMPTPAIIATGSKWMPDSENVMGWDIKNNGLHVVFQKSIPAIITNWLGPFIEQFLMEQELYTEQLHHFIAHPGGKKVLKAYEDTLYLAPQKNDISREILKNHGNMSSPTVLYVLEQFMLNKGQVEDTGLLVALGPGFCAEAVLLKWRE